The Etheostoma spectabile isolate EspeVRDwgs_2016 unplaced genomic scaffold, UIUC_Espe_1.0 scaffold00006325, whole genome shotgun sequence DNA segment AAAAATAAGCACAACGTTTTGTTGCATGAATGCATTTAGAATCATGTTTCAACCACTTGTGAGTCCCTGCATTTACAGGCCTGTCTTTCCCCCAAGTGTATAGAAACAGTAACAATAAAATAAGCCTTAATAAGTACTGCAATGAAGTAAATTAATACTGTTTTCACCTTCATTAAACATAAGATGAATTCAGACGTTTGTTGCAGAGCCAGGTGTGtcagctgttgttgctgttgttgttgttgaacagTCTGAGATTTATGATACTGGCAGACATCTTGTTCAGATCTCAACATGGGGATTTAACATTTGCTGTTCTTCTTGGCTTGGATGGGAATGTTTGACTCAGTTTGACTTTGAATGGTGGGACTCAGCATCAGCAGGCTCAAGCTAAGCTAATTTGTATTTCTCTCCACATGTTTCACAGGTTTCAAGGCAAATTTAAAACTCAATATTGGATTTATTGGCCATCATTGGATATGACTGCCGTGTACAGCGAAGGCCAGTGGTACCCATACCTTCTGGCTTTTTAGATATGACCCTTATGATCTTAGTGAGAATCTaatgaatgtaaaaatgtatgttcCTTCTATAGTTTCATTTAAAAGCTTTAAGGCCTGGAGAGCTGAAAGTATCAAGTATTTTGCAAGAAAACTGCATTATGTCTTGACATAATTATAGTGTGTGGTTGTCTTAGATACCTGTTTGCAAAActtagaaaaataagaaaaagatgATAAAAATCAATCAAGAAATGAGTCATCTTGTGATTTATCCACCGGACCCCTTGAGGATTTCCACCCCCAGCTTGGGAACCTCTAGCCTAAGGTGCAGTTTATGTAATATGGTTTAATAATAAACCTGCGCTGAGGAGGTTTAGGCGTCTGCAAACCACATGTCAGAGACCAGTGGACAGTTTCCACTTTAAAGGAGGTCCACAGTTAGTCATGAAAATtgctttcattttgtatttccGAGCCATAAACACATTTAAGTGGCTAAAAAGTATAATTTTGGACCCTAGTAGAGCATCTGAACCTTCTGCAGAACTTCAGTAATAATATACATTATCTGCAAACCGCAGTactataaatgcatttttgcagGATAAAAGTATAAAGACCAAGAGCAATTTTCCCAAAACAAGGCAGTTGCAGAAGGATAGAAATGATCTAAAACTTGTAACAAACCTCTGTTGCCTTATTAACGACCTACTGAATAAACCTCCAGCTCATTGATTTTGGAGTTGCTGTCTCATACATGCTGCAGCAGGAGGGTTCTCCGGTGTGGCACCTCTGTGGTCTCCAAATAAACGCAAGCCACAATTTCTAGACAAGCCCAACGTATAATCCAGCCTCTGTGGTTTCCACTGAAATAACTCCAGCTTTTGAAAACCAGCCTCCCTCGCGGGAGAGGCTCCGCCACAGTTAGTACTCAGGACGTCACTAAACTGCCAAGATTCAAAAATGCTCACAGAGTTCGTAGCAGTGgccatttctttttgttgctttttcccggtttcttcttctttagttttgcacttttttcctgatacttttctttgtttctcagGCCTTTGATCCTTGACCAGTAGCGTACACATCGcgtaaaaaagaaatgcaaagcaAAAAAACGTTTCTACTATTGGTTTTACTGACTTTAAACCAGtaagacatttatttttctctgtgtCATTATATTAAATAAGTAGAGAAAATGCTGCTTGTTGAAAAGTCGACTTTGAGTTTTTTACTGTTTAGCTTTacagacttttttctttttctttaaatcagaTTGAATCAATGGCATTTTTTGAGTGTCTAAATCTTTCTTGAAAAACATTCCTTTTTTCTTGATTTAATTGCATTTACACACAAAGAGTAACTAAATAAAGACTCCATAGACGCATTATAGTGATAGTGTTGAGAGGTAACTATAATCTTGACCTTGTGTTCCATAATGTGCGAACATGAAAACTATAGGTCTGATCTTGTTTTATGTTTACAGTTGCAGACATTGTTGGTGCAAAGATGATTACATACTTCCATACAGACACATTCACAGCCAGGAGCTGTCAAGTCCAACCACAGTCTAGTCCCTGACTGCCTAAGTGCCTTGCACAAGTGCAGCTCAAAGGCAATTGCCTGAAAGTGTCTGAGAGGGTGTTTGCAATCACATATTTTTTCATCAAAAGCTGTCAGTCTTATTATCAGCTGTCAGATTTACATCAATCATTCACTTCACTACTAAGATGTTTCAAATATGAAAACAAGATCTCTTCATATAGTGTTTTTGGTCCACATAGGAAGTTAAAACATATAAGCCTGGTGTGCACATGACTGAAACCTTGGTAGAAATGCAATCgggaaaaaaagtgtaaagtgAAGATAAATATAGTGTTGCATTCATTTCTATGAAGTTAAGTGACTTGTGAGAGAAAGATTAAATGGATTGAAGATGATGCGAACGCTGACATACCATTCTTTTTTTAGTCGGGGCAAGCTCCTAAATCAGATGGATACTACAATCCCCATAATGCAATAGGTAATTTCCTTGCCTGGTACATGCCCATGTCGTCTCGAGATGCATGATGACTTGAGGGTTATTTTCACCCTCCAGAGCCACAGACAGCTTTATATGAACAGTTTAAATAAACTGATTTAGAGGCTATAATCTGTGGAATTTCCCTTTAAAGCGAGTAGTCATAATTATGAGGCTTCATGTCATACAGTTATAGAGTTTATTGGCCTTGAGTGTACGGTATGTCTTTTTCTCTGCATGCAACATGAATGATCACTTCCTACACCTGCAGTGCTTGGTGACGGCTGCAGCCTGCTGGccaaatggggaaattacagtcAGGCTAGTTAGTTTCTTGTGATGTATTAAGGtgtgttttaaaggttttatgTGGAATTCTACAATCTTAAATCAAACAATACCATTTAAATTCAACGTTTAGATTGTGTTATTGCCTTTCTGGTTCACTTTTGCCGACTTATATTCTACTGCTTTGGTTTTATTGAAAGGATACTGAATCTGTCCTTAAGAAATCTCTTATTAATTATCACATTTAATACTTATGTCTCCTACACACAGCAAATGTTTCATGATCTTCGGAGTGCTTCAAAGTGGTGTGCACGCTTCACATGCACAAGGTCCAGATGTGAACTGCTGCTCTGTTTGACTCAGACAGCTGCACAGGAAATGGAAAGGTCTATTTCAACCATCAGATATGGAGTCCAGTGAGCTGCAGTGATGGAATAAAAGTGTAAAAGCATTGAAAGTATCAGGAATCCTGTCGGGTAACTATCCCCCAATTTGTTAGAAACTATTTTAAAACCTGGGGAAGATACATAAAAGATACAGTTTTAACTGCACAGGAAAAACAGGGAAAGCCGGAGCAGCATCATatctattgctttttttttgtcacttctaACTCTTTTGTCCCAGTGAGGATCCTGTAGGAATGCTGCCTGTGTTTTTAGCATCAGTGTTCAGGCTGTTGCGGAAATTAGGACAGCAGCAGGTGCTGTTGTCAACTTTTGATTGAATCTTTTCAGTTTTCGAAGTGTTGGCCGAATTACAATTGCGTGGAAACCAAGCCCCAAAGAGTCTGGCAAAAGTGTAGAGCTCCCCCCCAACGTCAACCTGGTTCTAATTAGCTAGAATACCTGAAACACCTGTTCACAACGAGACATCTAGATGCAGACTACTGGTAATGTTCCTCTGGAGGCTGAACCCGTACTATTAGcagtagttccaatgagacaacctggtGGGAAAAGTTACATGAGTTCCTTTAAGCTTTGTCCATTGAGGTCAGAAAAGATGCTTGTGCTGCTTGATTTCACCACAGGCTCCACAAGTTAAGCTGAGGGAACCAGCTTTCCCCTtgttgtgtttacaggcttCTGAGCAGTTGCAGGCCCACACGAATTATGATTGTTTTCTCTTGGTTTATACTTGTGGAGTCTGGATTAGCTCCACTGGAGCACAAGTTTAGACAAAGCTATAATAGACCAGATATTATTGTTGCTAGATTTCTATATAATTTAGTGAGGAAAGGGGAGTAGATCTAgggtttttctggattttctggaAGTTTTGATggtctatacacactaaaaaacGCTGGGTTATTTTAGTAACCCAAATGCTGGGTTAGGGCTGTTGGGTCATAGGTTGGGTTGATTTAAACCAACGTTGGGTCAAAGACTGTGACCCAACACGATGGGTCAGACCGGAGCGGCTCATTCTGCCGCCATTTCTGGACAGAAGGCCCCGGGACGTCGACGACCACAGCCCCGGTAAGTGGTAGGAACCTTTAAGACGGTCAAACTATACAAATATGTTAGAATAGCCAGACAACTTGGTTCCTGTAAACACACTAACACCCTTACACGGAATTAATTAACTatataacgttaacgttatgaGTAGCCGTTGACGCACCTGACCGTTAGGATGACGCAGGGAAAAATGACCGTTAGCTAGCGCTAACGTTATGGCCTGAGCTCTAAAACTATAAAACCTGATAATAACGCTAAACAGGACAATGATAAAGTAAACAGACTTGATATCTCTTATGTGTTAATCAGTCTAACAGTTACAAGGTATGTTTGTGTTTAGGGTTACTTCTGTATTGTTAATATTTAGctatggtaacgttagctattaACGTAGCTGTCTGTGTGGTTAACCGTAACGCTAGGTCactttagctaacgctagctagcgaGCTATAAGGCTAGCGTTATAGGACATTGACGTTAGCAATTAGCTAACTGTTAGCTCAAACTCATCTTGTATCTTGCTTGCTAACTGCCTCtaatctaacgttagctagtaaatcttttgttttcttcgTCGCTATTTTTGGTGCCTGTAAACACACTGAGACCCTTACACGGAATTAATTAACTatataacgttaacgttatgaGTAGCTGTCATTTAGCGTCCCGCACGTCATTGACACAGTGAGGATGACGATGGTAAAAAGTTAGCTAGCGCTAACGTTATAGCTTGAGCTCTAAAACTATAAAACCAGATAATAACGCAAAACAGGACAATGATAAAGCAAAGAGACTCATTCTCTCTTATGTGTTAAGCAGTCTAACAGTTACAAGGTACGTTTGTGTTTAGGGTTACTTCTGTATTGTTAATATGTAGCTatggtaatgttagctaacagCCTGGCTGCAGTGACTCAgcatatagctagctagctagcgcttATCAAGTTATTGTGATATtgtaattgtgattaaaatcCAGTGAGCACATAATGACTTCCTGTAGTTTTGCTGAGTTGTAGGATGAGTGTGGTGGTCTGTCAAAGCGAGACTGCTGAACTAAAGTTAGCATTAGCAGCTATCTGCTtgttctgacattcagtttttttaacagttgatTAGCATTCCTAGACTTTGTAACCTGTGGTCTGAAGACTACTATGGAAATATGTATTGTAATATGTAATGTACAATATCTTAGGTGATACATGCTTCAATAGGATGGGAAAAGTTatgttttaagattttttaCTGAATTATttcaggtgtgtttgtgttgatttgCAGTCTTAAAAGTGCCAAATGATTTCAGGGATGTTAGTCTGTACTGCCCAGACTCCTCTGGGCTGCTGAGGCGGGGCAGTAGTTCTGTTATagattatgtaaaatatttatattctttGCTAGGTAAATCTAAAAATGCAATGGTTATTAccctacagaaaaaaagaactagTCTGAATGTACACTGTTATAGTGTTTACTGTATGCTATAGTATCCATATTAATTAATACAAAATTATATATCTTGGACTCATTTTGATCATCCTAGACTCTCATTTGGGTGTTTAGGATGAGAGATTACAGTGTAGAATCTAAACGGTCAACATGAGCGCTCTAGAGGTTATGATAGTACTTCTTAGTGTGAGTGctactattttatttatttactatttattctcTCTTCATTTCTAACAGATGGATGATTTTGGGAAGGAGAAACTTGTTGAGAAGGCATAAACCCGCAACAGGCTTTCTGGAAGAACGTCTCCGCAATGTTTGAAAAGACTCCACTCTGGCAGACGAGGACGTTTAACATCACAAGTGCCACAACACACAGAGTCATTTTGCCAGGTAGCCAACAGTAACATGTCTCCTCCATTTAGAAGTGGATTTGACTTGTCCTCTACCCTGTTTGTAACGTacttctttctttaactgtatGAGCCAGTTTCATATCTAGAGATTCAACTCTTTACGTAactcttcattttgtttgtagTCGAGGGCTAAACTTGATCCTTGTATGGGAAACCGGCCCACCCTATCCAAAAAGGAGATGTCTTAATATGTCACAACTTGGTATAACTTATTCATTTCTCTGCTCATCACAGAACCAACTATAACTCCAGAGAGGACCATCATCTGGCCCCAGTCCCAGGTCGGCCAACACATGTTGGAGCCTGCTCTCCATCGGGCCCAGTGGATCCGTTCTAATGGGACCACatcactgctggacattatCACAGAGGTCCCACGCTTAGTGGACTCTCCAGGCATGGTGAGCTACTATCTTACACAGTTACTGAAAACCAGTCATTGTGTCTTACATATTCTTTTGCATCTTTGACTACTACTgtacttagattttttttggaaatgacTTTCCCTTTccctactttttattttgacgCACTGAAATCTATGTCCGTTCCGGTTGATTGTGTCCCAGGAGAGTCGTTGATATGTCTTTTAGTCTTGAAATCTAGAACTAGGCAAAGGCTAGACTAATAAGGCTTATTAAgaatattatatttgtatttattccttctttttgtttgttttttgctcagATTGCGACCAACATGGCCGAGTACCTGATGAGATCCACCACAGAGCCCCCATACGTTCTAATACTGTCtttgtgaagggggggggggggggggcgttggaGCAGCTGTCTCTTTGGCTGCTGTGGACGTCTGTCTCACTCCCGTTTTTTGTGTTCTATGTTGGTTTGCCAAAACTTTGTGCTAATGTTTGGGAGTTCATCCAGACCACCGTGTTTCAGAGACCAGGACCTGAATCAAACGCTGTCAAATTAATGCTCAGAGTCTACTATGtagttttttaatttctatGTAGGCTATGGCACATGGTCGAGTTAAAGGGCCCAGATTCTGCACTGAAGACATTCAGGAACCAGATCTCACTCAGACACCATGGATGGTTTTatcgtgtgtgtgcgtttgtgtgtgtgtgtgtgtgtgtgtgtgtgtgtgtgtgtgtgtgtgtgtgtgtgtgtgtgtgtgtgtgtgtgtgtgtgtgtgtgtgtgtgtgcgtaagcaccagagacacaaaataacccccaaatccCCGAAAAagagattgttttttgggcaCTTTAAGATTTAAAAGTTGGTTTGAAAGTTAAATGCATGAAGTTTAAGAAGTTGTGACTTTTTGTCCGTTTAGTGATGTAATAATTGACACAGCAtatgttttaaatcaaaaatgtaaaattacttttgtattcTTTTATACTACTTTAATGTTAACTGAAATTAattgtaatgtttaattttgtctGAAGGGATATATTTGGCttaaagcaataaaacaaaatgctgggatttttgggatatttcataatttcaaaagtacatttcttaatgcaaaaatcaagtggaaaaaaaaaatacagataacCCAGAATATGGGTTATATTTTTCTAACCCATTTTAGGTTGTTTTAACCCAACAACATGGTTATTTTAACCAATTGTTGGGTAGAAAATATAACCCAACATGCTGGGTCAGAACCATAACCCAACCCCGCTGGGTCAAACCAACCCAGCGTTGGCTCGGTCCATATTTGACCCAGCACTTGGTTACCAATATGACCCAAGTTGGGTTATTTTTAACCCAGCAGTTTTAAGAGTGTAGCTGAGGACAATTTGCACACATTCTGCTGTAGGTCTCATGATTGAAAACCCCATCACTGCCAGCTGAAAGGGAattgtccacattactgatagCTCTTCTGTCTCATGAAGTTACCTGCACAGACAATGGAAAGGCCTACTCCCACCATCAGACATGGAGCCCAGAGCCGTGTCTGATCTGTGTGTGCGACACAGGTACTGTGGAGTGTGAGGAGGTGGTATGTGAGGAGCTCAGTCACTGCCAAACAACCGAGGCCCCAGAGGGCGAGTGTTGCCCTGTGTGCTCCACTGCAGCACCACATCTTCCTCCTAGCACGGACAATGGCACTggtaataaatatttaatatttggcAGAGCAGATTTAGATGTGGGTCTGTGTGTTCCATAAAATATCCGCCTTTACAAATTCCACCTAGGTGGGTATTTATGTGGATTTTTGTGTGGTTTAAAAATAGACTTTTATATTTTCTGGAATGGTCACTGTGCAAGAGGTGatcagatgaatgttttaccTCTTTCACATCCCTCCCCATCACTTGTCAATGATCTTCTTGTTTGTCAAAAACCCAAAAGTCCATCCATTTCGTCAcgattgtgtttttctttcaagtTTTCATCCCATTATTTTCTCTCTTACATGTTTTTATCTGTACTGTTGCATTGTTACAACAAGCATGACATTTTAAGCCATCTTCACTGAAATCAGTTACTATACCATCTGAATTGTGAAAGCTTGCTTACAGGGCTGGGAGAAAATCAggtatcacgatattcttgaccaaaaaAACCTCAATGTCATCATTGCGACGATGTTGTAGGGTTGACAGTTGGTTCTTTCGCAaaaatatcttcacaatgagattttagattATCATTAATAGTGTGGtctaaaggcaaataatagaacagctagaacagtttgctaagttcagaaaatgaaatcaCACAGAACACTGACTGCACACTTGATGTACTTATGGCATGTTGAAGTTGAGAAACCAGCAACAggtgattgattaattgattgatagcataacatgtaaataaaatagaatatcAGAAAATGAGTATACATGCATTGGATCTCTCCTGATAACCTACAAAGGGCATGCATAATGTGATACACTATCAGCTGACAAGGAGCGTCTCTGGGTACTGATGTCAGATGCTGTTCTTTTTCACAAAGATTCCTGTACAGAAGACGGCAAAGTCTACTCCCACGATCAGATATGGAAGCCAGAGCCCTGTCGAGTCTGTATATGTGATATAGGGATGGTGGTTTGTGAGGACGTGGTGTGTGAGGATGTAGGTGACTGCAAGACCACTGAGACCCCAGAGGGCGAATGTTGCCCCGTGTGCTTGGCTGCCGCGTGGCAGCCTTACACAGACACTGAAACTGGTAACTGCTGATGCATCCTGGTTATTTTTTTGCAGGGTTTGGGTTGACTTCCCTCACCTTCAGCAGTCCGGACAGTCTTCCCCGTCTGTGTCAGGACTGCTGGTGCTCTTTGTCATCTCTCCCAGCCTGAAGCCCTCTTCTTCAGGCTCCATCCTCTGCACCCAACCTTTAAATGATCTTCTTTCTTAATGCTACAGTTTTGTGTTCAGAGTTTCCCTTTGACTGGGCTGTCAGTTTgcaaaaggaatacattactttttGCCAAATAAGATCACTTCTCAACTTTTGTGCAGCAACAACATTGGTTGCAATTTACTGCTACACAAAAAGAAGTTGAGAGTAACTTGTGTACCAAATAAGGTGTATTCCTCTGGGAAACGGCTGCCTCCTACACCATGTCCAATGTCATGGTGTTCATTGCCCTTTTATATGCACTTAAGATTAAGCAATTGCAACATGTATTGGTCTTTGTTCTTAGTCTGAGTTGCTTTCTATATTTTAGCACCAATTAAGGCGTTAAGTATTTCAATGAATTGCTTTTTTCTTCGATGCACTGTTTCAAGCCcttatgtgttgtatttaatgTGTGACTTTGGAAACTCCATAACAACCCCTCTACCCACTGAGATTAGTGGGCTGCACCAGCATTGTACCATTTTTCTACAAACAATAGCTTCTGCTGTCACAGTAATTTGGAAGATGCTAAAATCACAACAAATCTCCACATAGGGGCGTAATGGACTTTTACCTATTTTAGAATTATTTCTGGCATTAAGTCAGCATGTTagagcagtgtttctcaaatttCTTTCAATAATGTACCACAAAATATTGTTGGTAGAATTAAAAAGTCTATACAAAGAGCTGCAATAAAGTGCCGGCAGTGATAGATTCACTAAACAataaccttttttaaaacaaaaacatttaaatgctacatttcaaatgtttagaatccataacttaattcattcattattattgtatagttattttaggaattataGTATTTTTGCAAAATCTTCACATACCCTctgcagtactccaaagtacccTTAGAGGTTCATGTatccccatttgagaaacactgtgtTTAGAGAATGTGTCATTAGAATTtataacattttgggaaatacacgtTTTTTTTACCGAGAGTTGGATGACAAGATCAGTACCACTCTCAACTTCTGGATGCCAAATTTAGAAGCTCCAGCTGGTtaccttagcttagcataaagcctGGAAATGGTCAAAACTGCGTGGTAACAATCTTCTcataactcttggcaagaagaACTTTGACTGTTGAATTTCAGGTACATGGTTGACACTTTCAAAAAGAAACGGAAAAACCAACCCCATATAGGTctactaatttaatttaatttctctgCTTCTGTTTTATAAAGATACCTGCACAGAAAACGGAGAAGTCTACGCCCACAATGACATGTGGAACCCGGAGCCGTGTCGGATCTGTGTGTGCGACATGGGGACCGCTGTGTGTGAAGATGTGGTTTGCGAGGACCTCGGGGACTGTCAAACTGTGACCCCCGAGGGCGAGTGCTGCCCTGTGTGCTTAACTGCAGCTTCCACATCCACTCCCAGTGCAGACCCTATAACAggtaatttatatttataatcaTATTATTGAGGGAGTAGGCCTAGAATGTGCTTCTTTTAAAACATCTGTCCTCATTTGCAGCTGCAGATGAGAAGAAAGGGGACAGCTGCACGGTCGAGGGGGAGGTCTACCAGCACAACGACATCTGGAAACCCCAACCTTGTCGCGTGTGCGTTTGTGACAATGGCGTCGCCCTCTGTGACGAGGTGCAGTGCGAGCTGCTGTCAAACTGCGAGAAGGTCGCCACACCCGAGGGGGAGTGCTGCCCCGTGTGTGACAGCTTCGCCAGCGCCAGCAGGAGGATAGGTGAGATGAATTACCTGTTGTCCAAGGTATTTATGGTGTGGTCCTTTTCTAAGAGCCACTAGGCTTTCACGTGGCAGTATTGCCTGgtatgtagtttttatttttatttttatttttttaaatcattatttttatcCTCATAAGTTTGTACACTTGATGTTCATGTTCTATTATTGCTTAACTGATTCTCTGCTTACTgcactttgtcaataaaaaaaattgaatataaaaaattacttttattgattttattaaaataaaaaattacacttTCACATCACCGCAGCAAGGTTTTCAGAGGGTGTTACGACAATTAATCATAATTAATTAGCGTATTAATCCTTCAGTAACTATCTTTTACGCTAAATGATAAATGCAGTagattatttctttctttcagggACTATGCACACTAATAATACGTATATGTAAAATGTGCCAGAACTAGCCTGGAGGCTATTTTCATCAGCTGTCCCATAGAGAGCCACAGAAAGCTCCTAAATTATCATTTAGGATTAGGTGTGTACATATGTCACTGTACGGggtaagtatatatatatacttaacccgtatatatatatatatacatgtaattaactcatctttttttgtgttttccccaAGAAATTATGGGCAAGGTAAGTCCTGATTCCTTCTGACATGGattcataattaaaacaagttAACAAATGATTgttcttaaaataaaacaaattgttaaCACTTTCTTTACAGGGACAGAAAGGTGAACCAGGTGATATCCCATATGTAAGCAGTTGCAtgcaattcaaaaaataaaaaactatctTTCAAtgaataatttctttttcttttttctttcccatgTATTTTGGCGACAAGGTCTTAAAGCTGTTTTATTTGTACCCTCAGGTTGTGGGGCTCCCTGGACCTACAGGCCCCCCGGTgggttttttcttgtttttactcCCTCCATTGTTTCATCTGGCATTTGTTAATGTGTATAATTTGATaatttttgtgtatatatatatatatatatatatatagtgttaataaataattaatagcTGGCAGAAGGCTCTTAGGAATGATCTCTCTTAAAATGAGCTCTATGCACTCATTTTGACACTAGAGGGCACTAAATAGTGGTTATATTTGGAATATTTAGAAATACCCGGACAGAGTGCAATATCTGCAGTACTGTTTGCCGACCTTTtttagaaaagcaaaataaataaaaatataaatgcaataTTCTGTGCAAAGATTGATGGGCCTATATTTGGAATAATCATAGTTTACCATGACTGTAACGTAGCACTCTTCTAACAGCACTCTGAAGATGATGGATTGTGTGGTCGTTGTGCACAGTAAATCTtatatgtgtaaaatgtgtttctctcaTCCTTGTGTTTCTGGTTCAGGGTCCACCAGGAGCTCAGGGATCCACTGGACAAAGAGGCTTTAAAGGCAGACGGGTAAGTATGCTCTACATCCTACCAATATGGCTGCCAGAGATCGGATTCTTACTTAATgtactagatagatagatagatagatagatagatagatagatagatatttatttatcGATCCCAAAAAATaggaaattatggtgttacagcagcaaaatcagtcacacagcacagaatataaatgaaatactagggtACAATATACATAGATGCAATACACATGAAATATACTtgaaataatagtaataaaatataatgacaaatatttgaatatatacaggaggggaatacaaaaatgtgcaactgcttaaacagtatgctacaatgtaaataaaccaatagTGTTGGTTGCACTCAGTGCAGTATGGTGGTGTCTCAGTCTTACTATGTTGCCTCTCATTGATGATTTTCCCCCATACACCCTGCAGGGATATGCAGGCCCTCCAGGATTTGACGGCGAGCCCGGTGTGCCAGGAAATCCTGGAGAGCCAGGACCAGCGGGCCATCCCACCCACCCTGGGGTGAGTCGAAGACAAAATCTGCATTGTTcatagaaaaggaaaaagcacTATCTTAACAGCGTTTGAACATTTATCTGAATTAATTTTATTCCCAAAAGGGCAACCTGGTGTCCCAGATGGCTTCAGGTTTCGGTGAGAAGTCTAGTCTGGCTGGGATGGTATCAGGAAC contains these protein-coding regions:
- the LOC116677995 gene encoding collagen alpha-2(V) chain, whose amino-acid sequence is MLGQNHNPTPLGQTNPALARSIFDPALGYQYDPITCTDNGKAYSHHQTWSPEPCLICVCDTGTVECEEVVCEELSHCQTTEAPEGECCPVCSTAAPHLPPSTDNGTDSCTEDGKVYSHDQIWKPEPCRVCICDIGMVVCEDVVCEDVGDCKTTETPEGECCPVCLAAAWQPYTDTETDTCTENGEVYAHNDMWNPEPCRICVCDMGTAVCEDVVCEDLGDCQTVTPEGECCPVCLTAASTSTPSADPITAADEKKGDSCTVEGEVYQHNDIWKPQPCRVCVCDNGVALCDEVQCELLSNCEKVATPEGECCPVCDSFASASRRIEIMGKGQKGEPGDIPYVVGLPGPTGPPGPPGAQGSTGQRGFKGRRGYAGPPGFDGEPGVPGNPGEPGPAGHPTHPGGNLVSQMASGFGEKSSLAGMVSGTRGETGPRGPPGSPGSQGPPGVQGTPGEGGDPGPMGEPGHRGQDGPPGKTGPDGEPGPDGAPGEPGFPGSVGQRGFPGLPGHPGLKGHKGHAGLLGPKGESGPAGAKGKSGTPGAMGAPGPVGPAGMQGERGRAGPTGPVGKRGAAGHVGKPGPLGPIGIPGVAGFPGNPGMKGEPGPTGVRGSPGQQGPRGDAGHVGPPGPQGQQGASGPDGAQGSRGQAGLAGVQGPAGLLGAPGPPAPGAKLDCLDSKEKLGLREKE